A window of Paenibacillus sp. 19GGS1-52 contains these coding sequences:
- a CDS encoding GTP cyclohydrolase II produces MIKPEIVSILQNKIKRITMNDSTNILVGPITLPVNLDGETVTFKWYSWLKATEEDLFPSDSQEATAALISRLSSLNLAAGQQSSVLVYGDFEGSDEALIRMHSICHTGDIFGSKRCDCGFQLHQSMKMIVDNGSGALFYLANHEGRGIGLFSKAMAYILQEEGYDTVEANLELGFADDVRNYEDAISVLQHLRQKPVTLITNNPKKMDALRTAGMNTVKRVPLWGDVSSFNEKYLRTKVARSGHLEVVKDTDFLENIKIV; encoded by the coding sequence ATGATTAAACCTGAGATTGTCTCAATACTGCAGAATAAAATTAAACGAATCACCATGAATGATTCCACTAATATATTAGTTGGCCCGATTACGTTACCGGTAAATCTGGACGGGGAGACCGTTACTTTTAAATGGTACAGTTGGCTTAAGGCAACAGAGGAGGATCTATTTCCTAGTGATAGTCAGGAAGCCACAGCGGCACTCATCTCACGGTTGTCTTCACTCAATCTTGCCGCAGGGCAGCAGTCCAGCGTATTAGTGTACGGTGATTTTGAAGGCTCGGATGAAGCATTGATTCGGATGCACAGCATATGCCACACCGGAGATATTTTTGGCAGCAAGCGTTGTGATTGTGGCTTCCAGCTACATCAATCAATGAAAATGATCGTTGACAACGGCTCAGGCGCTTTATTCTACTTAGCGAACCATGAAGGAAGAGGCATTGGCCTTTTCAGTAAAGCGATGGCTTATATTTTGCAGGAAGAAGGTTACGATACAGTAGAAGCTAATCTTGAGCTTGGCTTCGCTGATGATGTAAGAAACTATGAGGATGCGATAAGTGTACTGCAGCATTTGCGCCAGAAACCAGTAACCTTGATCACTAATAATCCGAAGAAAATGGATGCCTTAAGGACTGCGGGGATGAATACAGTGAAAAGAGTTCCGTTATGGGGAGATGTTTCTTCCTTTAATGAGAAATATTTGCGGACTAAGGTCGCACGCTCGGGGCATTTGGAGGTAGTGAAGGACACGGATTTTTTAGAGAATATTAAAATTGTATAA
- a CDS encoding helix-turn-helix domain-containing protein yields MDDFEMCPRFEKAVDMLSKRWVALIVFVLMTGPHRFGEIENCLSNLSGKVLSDRLKELEGEGIIKRTVYPEMPVRIEYSLTDKGTALAPILGEISNWSTDWIKLGIKI; encoded by the coding sequence ATGGATGACTTTGAAATGTGTCCACGCTTTGAAAAAGCGGTCGATATGCTCAGTAAACGTTGGGTTGCCTTGATCGTTTTCGTACTTATGACAGGTCCGCATCGTTTTGGTGAAATTGAAAATTGTTTGTCCAATCTCAGTGGTAAAGTGTTATCTGACCGTTTAAAGGAACTAGAGGGTGAGGGAATTATCAAACGTACAGTATATCCTGAAATGCCTGTTCGTATTGAATATTCGCTTACGGATAAAGGAACCGCTTTGGCACCCATACTAGGAGAAATCAGCAACTGGTCAACCGACTGGATCAAACTTGGAATAAAAATCTGA